The Rosa chinensis cultivar Old Blush unplaced genomic scaffold, RchiOBHm-V2 RchiOBHmChr0c40, whole genome shotgun sequence genome has a segment encoding these proteins:
- the LOC112181419 gene encoding uncharacterized protein LOC112181419, with translation MAAYIDSWVSSSIQENPKEEEANESLESIFSSSAFNRQVEREEGELPKLRSSSSSGSRKKKKKNQVLLEGYVDSADEDDLSRTKSLTDEDLDELKGCLDLGFGFSYEEIPELCNTLPALELCYSMSQKFMDKSPESSPAALDSCSSVSSPIANWKISSPGDHPEDVKARLKYWAQAVACTVRLCN, from the exons atggcaGCCTATATCGATTCTTGGGTTTCTTCTTCAATCCAAGAAAACCCAAAAGAAGAGGAAGCAAATGAGTCATTGGaatcaatcttttcttcttctgcgttCAACCGACAAGTGGAGCGGGAGGAAGGAGAATTGCCCAAGCTAAGGAGCTCATCGTCGAGCGGCagcaggaagaagaagaagaagaaccaggTTTTGCTTGAAGGGTATGTTGATTCGGCCGATGAGGACGATCTGTCGAGGACCAAGAGCTTGACGGATGAGGATCTCGATGAGCTCAAAGGGTGCTTGGATCTGGGATTCGGGTTCAGCTATGAAGAAATTCCCGAGCTCTGTAACACCTTGCCTGCTCTTGAGCTTTGTTACTCTATGAGCCAGAAGTTTATGGATAAGTCGCCGGAGAGCTCTCCTGCTGCACTGGATTCCTGCTCTTCTGTGTCCAGTCCGATTGCCAATTGGAAGATCTCCAGTCCTG GTGACCATCCAGAGGATGTGAAGGCGAGGCTGAAATACTGGGCACAGGCTGTGGCGTGCACTGTTAGATTGTGCAACTAG